From a single Papaver somniferum cultivar HN1 unplaced genomic scaffold, ASM357369v1 unplaced-scaffold_19, whole genome shotgun sequence genomic region:
- the LOC113338279 gene encoding mavicyanin-like has protein sequence MGLVERVVFFMVLAALCVASSMAEVYKVGDGNGWTAEEHMPDYQEWSASKAFKIGDSIAFEYDPEWHNVVQVSYENYKKCNASSPIKTFTSGKDTIPIKAEGHLFCIRGVPEHCEMGQKVDIRLDIGVLADRATPEPPTTSAPAPSCSAPAPSPSVSAPAPSPNSSVYF, from the exons ATGGGTCTCGTTGAAAGAGTTgtgtttttcatggttttagctGCTTTATGTGTTGCTTCTTCAATGGCTGAAGTTTACAAGGTTGGTGATGGCAATGGATGGACTGCTGAGGAACACATGCCTGATTACCAAGAATGGTCTGCTTCAAAAGCCTTCAAAATTGGAGATTCCATTG CTTTCGAGTACGATCCAGAGTGGCACAATGTTGTCCAAGTGAGTTACGAGAACTACAAGAAATGCAACGCTTCATCACCAATCAAAACCTTCACTTCTGGCAAAGATACAATTCCAATTAAGGCTGAGGGACACTTATTCTGCATCCGTGGAGTTCCTGAACACTGTGAAATGGGACAAAAAGTTGATATTAGACTTGATATTGGAGTACTTGCTGATCGTGCTACCCCTGAACCTCCAACAACTTCAGCACCAGCACCTTCTTGTTCCGCTCCTGCACCTTCACCATCAGTCAGTGCTCCAGCTCCTTCACCAAACAGTTCTGTCTATTTCTAA